The genomic window GCCGGGAAGGGTTGTATTTGTGGTTGCAACTCCTTCTCTGCGGACACCCCGGTGTGGACCCGATCCGGTCTGGTGGCCATTGCAGCACTGGCCATTGGGACACCAGTGCTGGCCTTCAATGAACAGACAAGAGAGCAGGGGTATTATCCGATCACTCAGGTCTTTGAAAACCAGGACCCTGCGATCACTGGACTGGTGATTGAAGATCCTGAAACCAGGGCGCTGGAGTACATCACCACCACCCCTGAACACCCCTTCTACGTCACGGAGCGTTCAGACACCGAACCCAGACCCAAACCCGAAGGTCACTCGGACTTGAGCGACAAGTGGGTGGGAGCAGGACACCTCAAGGTTGGGGACAAACTGAAGCAAGCCGATGGCACACTGGGTGAGGTCCGCTACGTCAACACCATCCAGGAAGCAAGAACGATGTACAATCTGGAGGTTGAGGAAGCCCACACCTTCTTCGTTGGCACCCAGGGCTGGTTGGTGCATAACGGTGGTACTAAGAATTGCTGGGATCCCATTGAAATTGAGCCCAAATCTGCATATGACTTTGAGTATCCTTGGATTCAGAAGAAGTTATATAATGAATTAGACACTAAGGCTGGCTCGATAGATGCAAAGAAGCTTAAGATCGCCATGACTAAAGGTATTGTAGCGCCAGAGGGTAACCAGGGAATTAAGATTCTCACAAGTGCTGAGGGCAAATATACACATGAACTTAAAATTAATGGTAGTGCGAATCGAATTCTTGGACGTATTGTAGAAATTAGAGGTAGAAATGTTCTATTATTCGATAAGTTTGTGCGAGGAGGATTGCATTAATGATCAGTAAAGAGATTTTGAGCGCAGTAAGCAGTCTGTTAGATGGTCAACAAGCTGGCTTATGGCTTAAGGACCATTTATTAAAGGCCGAAGCAGTAAATATTGAGATAGATGATAATGTTAATTTTCGACTCAAATATTCAACCGTAGTTAATATGATAGGACAATATGTAATATTAGATATACAAGACGATTTCAGATTTCCATTTCGTATTCAGTTAGAGTTACATAATGATGATTCTCCAAGAGAAGGCTGGACCAATAAATGCTATGTACTACTATATTTAAATCAGTCGTTGGAGATATCTACATTTGATTTTTATTCCAGTCCTAGATAAACCGACAGTTGTCCCGGCCCTCCCATTGTGGGGAGGGCTTTCCCTTTGTTCACAGCCGACACCACAGCCGACCTCCAGTCGATGGATCTGTAGGTCGGCACTTCCATTCGTGTGCCTTCTGCACAACAAAAATGCTGCGGGGTGGATGTCCACCCCGCAGCACCCTTGAAATCACTTCACCTGATCGTTGTCACAGGGCCGGGTTTCCAGCACCTGAGAGCTTACCCCCTCCAGGTACGCGTACGTCACCGCTGGCTTCTCGCTCTGGTCGTAAACGAAAGCACTCACCTGCTTCCCTTTCGCCGTCAGGGTCATGTAGGTGTTCGGACGGGACGAAGAAATGAAAAACCCCTCCACCACCGGACAGAACCCCGGATGCTTCTTGTAGTACAGGTTGATCAGGGCCGTGAATCCCGTCGCAGCGGACCCCGAGTACTTGAAGGCCTGTTTCTGCTGGACGGTGATCCCTGCATCCACCAAGACCTCCTGGAAGGCAGATTGCAGTTGCTGAGCAGTCTCCACAGGGAGACTTGAGACCTCCGGAGTTTCCTCCTCAGGGGAAGTCATGGCCGGAGCACACCCCACCAGGGTGAGAGCCAGCAGCAATGTCAGAATGGGTTTCATGGTTGCACGGGTTCCTGAGGCTGGATGGCAGGCACGGTTTGCGGGACTGGGGTGGTTTCCAGACTCACTTCACTCCCCGGAAATTCATCCGGCACGATCAGTCTGGGAGTCACGATGATCACCAGGTCGCTGCGCTGGTTGGTGGTGTACGTGCTGCGAAAAAGGCCCCCAATCAAGGGGAGGTCCCCCAGGATCGGCAGTTTCTTCACCGCTTCACTGGTGCGGTTCTCAATGAGGCCCCCGATCACGATGGGTTCCCCGTTCCTGACCCTGACGGTGGTGCTCGCTTCACGGGTGGAGTAACTCAGTTCACCCGAAGTGGTGGTGGTGGACGGAATGGAGACGGTGACGGTGATGTTCGCCTCGATCACCCCATCCGGTGACACCTTGGGCAGCAGGCGCATGGTGATCCCGGTGGTCAGGGTCTGAAAGTTCTGGTTGCCATCCTTGCTGACCACAATCACCTGAGAACGGGTGCTGTTGATCCTCGCCTCCACCCCATCCAGTGCTGTCACGCGGGGACGGGCCAGCACCTGCGCTACATCGTTGCTTTTCAGGAAGTTCAGGGTGAAGCCGATCCCACCCCCTCCGGCTTTCCCGGTGCCGATGGTGCTGCGGGTGAACTTCCCGAACTTGAAGAGGCTCGCCGGGGTCGCCTCACTGATGGAGATGCCCAGCGCCGCCTCGTAATCGATGCCGAGTTTCTCACTGTTGTTCTGGTTGATCTCCAGGATTTCTGCCTCGAAAATCACCTGGGGGCGCTCGGCATCGAGTTGCTTGATGAGCTTGCCGACCTTGTCTTTCTCTGCAGGCAGCACGTACACCACCAGCGCACGCTGCCGGTCATCGACCTCCACCCGGACGTTCGGGTAGAGACGGGTGAGGAGTGCACTGATCTTTGTGGGTTCCGCGCTTTTCAGGTAGTACATGATCGCTTCCCGGCTCTCGGTGCTCGGGGCACTCAGCACGGTGCTGTTCGACAATGAAGGGGCACTGATGAACAGCCTCTTGCCATCCGGGGACAGGTAGTACCACAGGTTCTCCGGCACGGTGATCCTCAGGTGAGGGCCGTCCTGCACCCACTTCAAACCCAGATTCAGGGTGGTGTTCTCCGGGAGGGTGCTGTCGGTGATCAGCAGGGTGTGGGTCAAACTGTCTGCGGTGTAACGGATGCTTTCCGGGCTCGCCAGGATCACCGAACCCTGATCCTGCTGCACCCCCAGGGGTGCAGCGAAAGCAACAGAGAGGGACAGCAGCAGGGAAAGGAGGGTTTTGCGCATCATGGTTGGTCCTTGAAGTCATTCAGGGTGATGGGTTTTGTCCCGTCACTCGTCTGGAGGAGGAAGTCTGGGAGAGACGTCTGGGTTTGCGGGCCAAAAGTCAGGGGGCGTGCTGCACTGAGACCCTCGCCCTGCTCCCCGAGGATGTGGTTGTGGTTGGGGTCGCTCGCGGCAATCAGGGTGAGGGAGGTGTTCGGGGGGAGGTTGCTCAGGGTGAACTGGCCGTCTTCGCCCACCGGAGCCCAGGTGACCACCTGGTTCTGGGTGTCCAGGGCCACCACGAAGGTGTCGGGTTTGAGGCGGGGCAGGAAACTGGGGTTGATCAGGCCGTACCCGGTCTCCAGGTCCTGCCCGAAGGTGCCCAGGTCATAGGCGCTGCGGGTCAGCAGAGGGAGCACCTCCTCAGGCGGGGTCCCGAGGGAGAGGGCCAGTGCGGCAATGCCTGCCACCTGTGGGGCGGCCATGCTGGTTCCCACGCACAGCCCGTAAGAGGGTTCACTGCCCTGGATGGCGGTGGAGAGAACCCCGTCGAACAGGCCACTGTGGTCCTGGTCGGTTTTCAGATCGCCCCCGAAGGCAGCAAGGACCGTCCCTCTTCCCCGGTTGGCGTAAGTGGGCTGGTAAGGGTTCACCGGGCCTGAAACGGCCGTCACCGCAATCACCCCATTCATGTTCGCCGGGAAGGCAATCTGGTTGTAGCCCTTGTTCCCGGTGGCTGCGACCACCAGGATGTGTTTGTTCAGGGCTTTCTGCACCGCGTCCTGCAAGGCAGGCATCTGGGTGCTGTAACTGTCCAGGCCCAGGGACAGGTTGATCACC from Deinococcus cellulosilyticus NBRC 106333 = KACC 11606 includes these protein-coding regions:
- a CDS encoding type II secretion system protein GspD, whose protein sequence is MMRKTLLSLLLSLSVAFAAPLGVQQDQGSVILASPESIRYTADSLTHTLLITDSTLPENTTLNLGLKWVQDGPHLRITVPENLWYYLSPDGKRLFISAPSLSNSTVLSAPSTESREAIMYYLKSAEPTKISALLTRLYPNVRVEVDDRQRALVVYVLPAEKDKVGKLIKQLDAERPQVIFEAEILEINQNNSEKLGIDYEAALGISISEATPASLFKFGKFTRSTIGTGKAGGGGIGFTLNFLKSNDVAQVLARPRVTALDGVEARINSTRSQVIVVSKDGNQNFQTLTTGITMRLLPKVSPDGVIEANITVTVSIPSTTTTSGELSYSTREASTTVRVRNGEPIVIGGLIENRTSEAVKKLPILGDLPLIGGLFRSTYTTNQRSDLVIIVTPRLIVPDEFPGSEVSLETTPVPQTVPAIQPQEPVQP